The following coding sequences lie in one Candidatus Aminicenantes bacterium genomic window:
- a CDS encoding HPr family phosphocarrier protein produces MIERNVQIKNRLGLHARAAVKFVNTANRFGADIRIIKDGSEIDGKSILGILTLAATQGSSILLRLKGEDEKTALQALVELIDGRFGEKE; encoded by the coding sequence ATGATCGAACGCAACGTCCAGATCAAAAACCGGCTCGGCCTGCACGCCCGGGCCGCCGTCAAGTTCGTCAACACCGCCAACCGCTTCGGGGCCGACATCCGGATCATCAAGGACGGCTCCGAGATCGACGGCAAGAGCATCCTGGGCATCTTGACCTTGGCCGCCACCCAGGGCTCCTCGATCCTGCTGCGCCTGAAGGGCGAGGACGAAAAAACCGCCCTGCAGGCCCTGGTCGAGCTCATCGACGGCCGCTTCGGCGAGAAAGAGTAG
- the rapZ gene encoding RNase adapter RapZ, with the protein MKDDRFLILTGLSGSGKTVVSRFLEDLGYYCVDNLPAKLIPTLLQLWRRRELAIDRVALVVDIREHGFLTDFPKAWEEIRRTGSARLIFLEASDDTLVKRFGESRRPHPLARRRSVLAGVRLERRRLAGIKNLADEVIDTSQTSIAQLKESLGRRFQRRRRPPLHVLIVSFGYKYGLPLDADLVFDARFLPNPFYVEDLRAKNGKNRRVREFVLGAVESRAYLEEMGRLLRFLLPRVAAEGKSRLVVAVGCTGGKHRSVAVADALKDTLQALKYDIKVEHRDIYK; encoded by the coding sequence ATGAAGGACGACCGTTTCCTGATCCTGACCGGGCTGTCCGGATCGGGCAAGACGGTCGTCAGCCGTTTTCTGGAGGACCTGGGCTACTACTGCGTAGACAATTTGCCGGCCAAGCTCATCCCGACGCTCCTTCAGCTCTGGCGCCGCCGCGAGCTGGCCATCGACCGGGTGGCCCTGGTCGTGGATATCCGCGAGCACGGCTTCCTGACGGACTTTCCCAAGGCCTGGGAGGAGATCCGGCGGACCGGGTCGGCCCGGCTGATCTTCCTGGAGGCCTCGGATGACACGCTGGTCAAGCGCTTCGGCGAGAGCCGGCGGCCGCACCCGCTGGCCCGCCGGCGGTCGGTCTTGGCGGGCGTGCGGCTGGAGCGGCGCCGCCTGGCCGGGATCAAGAATCTGGCCGACGAGGTCATCGACACCTCCCAGACCTCGATCGCCCAGCTCAAGGAGAGCTTGGGCCGGCGGTTCCAGCGCCGGCGCCGGCCGCCCCTCCACGTCCTGATCGTCAGCTTCGGCTACAAGTACGGCCTGCCGCTTGATGCCGACCTGGTCTTCGACGCCCGCTTTCTGCCCAACCCGTTCTATGTCGAGGATCTGCGGGCCAAGAACGGCAAGAACCGCCGGGTCCGCGAGTTCGTTCTGGGGGCGGTCGAGAGCCGGGCTTACCTGGAGGAGATGGGGCGCCTCCTGCGCTTCCTTCTGCCCCGGGTCGCGGCCGAGGGTAAGAGCCGCCTGGTGGTCGCCGTCGGCTGCACCGGCGGCAAGCACCGTTCGGTGGCCGTGGCCGATGCCCTCAAGGATACCCTTCAGGCCTTGAAATATGATATAAAGGTCGAGCATCGGGATATTTATAAATGA
- the raiA gene encoding ribosome-associated translation inhibitor RaiA, whose translation MNLQITSRHAALVPQLRAFSEARLKEMAKLLAFATDVDVIAAKQRDNFKIEIHVLGKGGGLLVTEESRDLESSVRRAFEALEKKLKKEREKLREKKRRGGRERKILASPVEPVSPPEAERRVIRADYFAVKPMSVEDALMAFEAKKREVLMFRSDDGGRWAVLYRRKDGHVGLVAPE comes from the coding sequence ATGAACCTGCAAATCACCTCGCGCCATGCCGCTCTTGTGCCCCAGCTGCGGGCTTTCAGCGAAGCCCGCCTGAAAGAGATGGCCAAGCTGCTGGCCTTCGCCACCGACGTCGACGTCATCGCGGCCAAGCAGCGCGACAACTTCAAGATCGAGATCCACGTCCTGGGCAAGGGCGGCGGCTTGCTGGTGACCGAAGAAAGCCGCGACCTGGAGAGCTCGGTCCGCCGGGCCTTCGAAGCGCTGGAGAAGAAGCTGAAGAAGGAGCGCGAGAAGTTACGGGAGAAGAAGCGCCGCGGCGGCCGCGAGCGCAAGATCCTGGCCTCCCCGGTCGAGCCCGTTTCGCCGCCCGAGGCCGAACGGCGGGTCATCCGGGCCGACTATTTCGCCGTCAAGCCGATGTCGGTCGAGGACGCCCTGATGGCTTTCGAAGCCAAGAAGCGCGAGGTTCTGATGTTCCGGTCCGATGACGGCGGCCGCTGGGCGGTCCTCTACCGCCGCAAGGACGGCCACGTCGGGCTGGTCGCACCCGAATGA
- the rpoN gene encoding RNA polymerase factor sigma-54, which produces MMKQRLDQRQVQKLILAPALQQAIKLLPMTNLELIEVIDEELSENPMLELEGESIDRQAEASEDNAPAESAKTEALEAGPEEPAGNDDDAAFESYFQEYFDDGFRPSSQERREIPAMENTLAGETTLWDHLDWQANLTFHEPVERDIAERIIGNINDDGYLTVPPLELAETIGVPVERVEAVRRTIMAFDPVGVAALELKECLLAQMDYLEIKDETARTIVTQHLGLLEKCDYAQLAKLLGRPASAVKYHIEVIKRLDPTPGRKYSKARPSYITPDIIVTKEGDDFKISLNDEGLPRLRINAYYRQLLAKAFKDNPDAYHFLKDKMKKALWFLRSLDQRDQTIFKVARYVVDKQKDFIDKGMDFIRPLTLMEIAQEIGVHESTVGRVVANKFIMTPQGVYSLKYFFHKALIGDAGEDVSSLRVKDRIRKMVEAEDKTAPFSDMEIEAVLGRENFHIARRTVAKYRKQLKILPSHIRKRKYQMEGTP; this is translated from the coding sequence ATGATGAAGCAACGCCTCGACCAGCGGCAGGTCCAGAAGCTCATTCTGGCGCCGGCCCTGCAGCAGGCCATCAAGCTCCTGCCCATGACCAATCTGGAGCTGATCGAGGTCATCGACGAGGAGCTGTCCGAAAACCCCATGCTCGAGCTGGAGGGCGAGTCGATCGACCGCCAGGCCGAGGCCAGCGAGGACAACGCGCCGGCCGAGTCCGCCAAGACCGAGGCCCTCGAGGCCGGACCCGAGGAGCCGGCCGGGAACGACGACGACGCGGCCTTCGAGTCCTATTTCCAGGAATACTTCGACGACGGCTTCCGTCCGTCCTCCCAGGAGCGGCGCGAGATCCCGGCCATGGAGAACACCCTGGCCGGCGAGACGACCCTGTGGGACCATCTCGACTGGCAGGCCAACCTGACTTTCCACGAACCGGTCGAGCGGGATATCGCCGAGCGCATCATCGGCAACATCAACGACGACGGCTATTTGACCGTGCCGCCGCTGGAGCTGGCCGAGACGATCGGGGTGCCGGTCGAACGGGTCGAAGCCGTCCGCCGCACGATCATGGCCTTCGACCCCGTCGGCGTCGCGGCTCTCGAGCTCAAGGAATGCCTGCTGGCCCAGATGGATTATCTCGAGATCAAGGATGAGACGGCCCGGACGATCGTCACCCAGCATCTGGGGCTCTTGGAGAAGTGCGACTACGCCCAGTTGGCCAAGCTCTTGGGCCGGCCGGCCTCGGCCGTCAAATACCACATCGAGGTCATCAAGCGGCTCGATCCGACCCCGGGCCGCAAATACAGCAAGGCGCGCCCGTCCTATATCACTCCCGACATCATCGTGACCAAGGAGGGCGACGACTTCAAGATCAGCCTCAACGACGAGGGTCTGCCGCGGCTGCGGATCAACGCCTATTACCGCCAGCTCCTGGCCAAGGCCTTCAAAGACAACCCCGACGCCTACCACTTTCTCAAGGACAAAATGAAGAAGGCCCTGTGGTTCCTGCGGAGCCTCGACCAGCGCGACCAGACCATCTTCAAGGTGGCCCGTTACGTCGTCGACAAACAGAAGGACTTCATCGACAAGGGCATGGATTTTATCCGGCCCCTGACCCTGATGGAGATCGCCCAGGAGATCGGGGTCCACGAGTCCACCGTCGGCCGGGTGGTGGCCAACAAGTTCATCATGACGCCGCAGGGCGTCTACTCGCTCAAGTACTTCTTCCACAAGGCCCTGATCGGCGACGCCGGCGAGGACGTCTCCTCGCTTCGGGTCAAGGACCGCATCCGCAAGATGGTCGAGGCCGAGGACAAGACCGCCCCGTTCAGCGACATGGAGATCGAGGCCGTCCTGGGCCGGGAGAACTTCCACATCGCCCGCCGAACCGTGGCCAAGTACCGCAAACAATTGAAGATCCTGCCCTCGCATATCCGGAAACGGAAATACCAGATGGAGGGGACGCCATGA
- the lptB gene encoding LPS export ABC transporter ATP-binding protein, with the protein MKSQLKAVGLRKSYHDKTVVDDVSLEIRGGEIVGLLGPNGAGKTTTFSMILGLVPQDAGRVFLDDEDITSLPMYLRARKGVCLLPQDPSAFRKLTVEENLFSIFETLPGESAGAAQASAILGELGLTPLAKARAFTLSGGERRRLEIARALATGPSFLLLDEPFTGIDPIAIQDLQAIIRSLKAQGLGILITDHAVRETLRICDRAAIIDKGVVFKSGTPEEIVASEGVRRTYLGDEFRL; encoded by the coding sequence ATGAAATCGCAGCTAAAAGCCGTCGGTCTTCGCAAAAGCTACCACGATAAGACGGTCGTCGACGACGTCTCCCTGGAGATCCGGGGGGGCGAAATCGTCGGGCTCCTCGGCCCCAACGGAGCCGGGAAAACCACCACCTTTTCCATGATCCTGGGCCTCGTGCCCCAGGACGCCGGCCGCGTTTTCCTGGACGACGAAGACATCACCTCCCTGCCGATGTACCTGCGGGCCCGCAAGGGCGTCTGCCTCCTGCCCCAGGACCCCAGCGCCTTCCGCAAGCTGACCGTGGAGGAGAACCTCTTTTCGATCTTCGAGACCCTGCCCGGGGAAAGCGCCGGTGCGGCGCAGGCTTCCGCCATTCTGGGCGAGCTGGGGCTGACCCCCCTAGCCAAAGCCCGGGCCTTCACCCTGTCCGGCGGCGAGAGGCGGCGGCTGGAAATCGCCCGAGCCCTGGCCACGGGGCCGTCCTTCCTGCTTCTGGACGAGCCGTTCACCGGGATCGACCCGATCGCCATCCAGGACCTGCAGGCCATCATCCGCTCTCTCAAAGCCCAGGGCCTGGGCATTTTGATCACCGACCACGCCGTTCGCGAGACGCTCCGGATCTGCGACCGGGCCGCCATCATCGATAAAGGGGTGGTCTTCAAATCCGGCACGCCGGAGGAGATCGTGGCGTCCGAGGGCGTCCGCCGCACCTATCTGGGGGACGAGTTCCGCCTCTGA
- the lptC gene encoding LPS export ABC transporter periplasmic protein LptC, with translation MSGRSAGGGGGWRFVRALRLLLAVLLAAAVVIIVVYFLTHLRRSGGTEPVQGELPPQKIQSQKEPIYREFNRDLSRMEISAARNRLQPDGRFRLEGEPGKPVTIIDRGTKGGRDMRFTADRVDYEKGWEKAVFTGNVSIEMRGMTIRADAFAYDKATDLMRSLSAVTIRASRFQGQARSFVYSLRDDSAVLSGEAQFTLIDPKNEKAPFILFGDRIAFNYAQRRARLEGGVRLSHGQSRGRADAVEIQLFAEKDDLHILWLMGNATAALREAKPASSAKAAPKAKPEVPAGPSFQPVFSLESDTQDISADQLMLTAYPDAPSINAVRARGGASFVLIAADGGRTRIQGDAVNFGFNRLGRLEGMTVRGGGSLTARDAGQSGERRLAGNPILYEGSTRVLKAFGSEKTRAISAEPGREISADWILIFMQNNNANASGNLTIVFQREADKAGPSGFFKPGKPAFIRGGFLSYLDKDRSLQVRTAVRMWQDDQILEAPEAAISLQTEVLTATGGAGFRFVQPAGKNRPAAAVQVGGEKMDFDPQSRQVVFRGQGRLRTRDVDLKADLLTVVPDKEPGRARSIQARGTVAIKKGDREAFGEAADYDVEGDTIVLTGHPYLVDKERGTVRGDKLTFRLSDGNIQVENRAQERSEIVIKS, from the coding sequence GTGAGCGGGCGTTCCGCCGGCGGCGGAGGGGGCTGGCGATTTGTCCGGGCCTTGCGGCTGCTCCTGGCCGTTCTGCTGGCGGCAGCCGTCGTCATCATCGTCGTTTATTTTCTGACTCATCTGCGTCGCTCCGGCGGGACCGAGCCGGTCCAGGGCGAGCTGCCGCCGCAGAAGATCCAGTCGCAGAAAGAGCCGATCTACCGCGAGTTCAACCGCGACTTGAGCCGGATGGAAATCAGCGCAGCCCGCAACCGCTTGCAGCCCGACGGCCGCTTCCGCCTGGAAGGCGAGCCCGGCAAGCCGGTCACCATCATCGATCGCGGGACCAAGGGCGGCCGGGATATGCGCTTTACGGCTGACCGGGTCGATTACGAGAAGGGCTGGGAAAAGGCTGTTTTCACCGGGAACGTCTCGATTGAGATGCGCGGCATGACCATCCGGGCCGACGCCTTCGCCTATGACAAGGCCACCGACCTCATGCGGAGCCTATCCGCGGTGACGATCCGGGCCAGCCGCTTCCAGGGCCAGGCCAGGTCCTTTGTCTATTCCCTGCGCGACGACTCGGCCGTCCTGTCCGGCGAGGCCCAGTTTACCCTGATCGATCCCAAGAACGAGAAAGCCCCGTTCATCCTGTTCGGCGACCGGATCGCGTTCAACTATGCCCAGCGCCGGGCTCGACTGGAGGGCGGCGTCCGCTTGTCGCACGGGCAGAGCCGCGGCCGGGCCGACGCGGTCGAAATCCAGCTTTTCGCCGAAAAGGACGACTTGCACATCCTTTGGCTCATGGGCAACGCCACCGCGGCTTTGCGCGAAGCCAAGCCGGCGTCCTCGGCTAAGGCCGCTCCCAAGGCCAAACCGGAAGTACCCGCCGGACCTTCTTTCCAGCCGGTCTTCTCCCTGGAAAGCGACACCCAAGATATCTCCGCCGACCAGCTCATGTTGACGGCGTATCCCGATGCGCCCTCGATCAACGCCGTGCGGGCTCGCGGCGGGGCTTCCTTCGTCCTCATCGCGGCCGACGGCGGCCGGACCAGGATCCAAGGCGACGCGGTCAATTTCGGCTTCAACCGGCTGGGCCGATTGGAGGGGATGACCGTGCGGGGCGGCGGTTCGTTGACGGCCCGGGACGCCGGCCAGTCCGGCGAGCGGCGCCTGGCCGGGAACCCCATCCTCTATGAGGGCTCAACCCGGGTCCTGAAGGCCTTCGGCAGCGAAAAAACCAGGGCCATATCCGCCGAGCCCGGCCGGGAGATCAGCGCCGATTGGATCCTGATCTTCATGCAGAACAACAACGCCAACGCCTCGGGCAACCTGACCATCGTGTTCCAGCGCGAGGCGGACAAGGCCGGCCCCTCGGGATTTTTCAAGCCCGGCAAGCCGGCCTTCATCCGGGGCGGCTTCCTCAGCTACCTCGACAAGGACAGAAGCCTGCAGGTCCGGACTGCGGTCCGGATGTGGCAGGACGACCAGATCCTTGAGGCTCCCGAAGCGGCGATCTCCCTCCAGACCGAGGTGCTGACGGCAACGGGGGGTGCCGGTTTCCGCTTCGTCCAACCGGCCGGCAAGAACCGTCCCGCGGCGGCCGTCCAAGTCGGCGGCGAGAAGATGGATTTCGATCCCCAGAGCCGCCAGGTCGTATTCCGCGGCCAGGGCCGGTTGCGGACCCGCGATGTGGACCTGAAGGCTGATTTGTTGACCGTCGTTCCCGATAAAGAGCCTGGCCGGGCCCGCTCGATCCAAGCCCGGGGTACTGTCGCCATCAAAAAAGGCGACCGCGAGGCCTTCGGCGAGGCTGCCGACTACGACGTCGAAGGGGACACGATCGTCCTCACCGGGCACCCGTATCTTGTCGATAAAGAACGCGGTACGGTCCGGGGCGACAAATTGACATTCCGATTATCGGATGGTAACATCCAGGTCGAGAACCGGGCGCAGGAACGATCGGAGATCGTCATCAAGTCGTGA
- the recJ gene encoding single-stranded-DNA-specific exonuclease RecJ, with product MEDARWEIPEIGAAAKALAAELRIPLPLAQVLTNRKLGDAAAARVFLHGTTADLFDPYLFTDMAAAVARIERAIAEKQTILIFGDYDVDGVLSTVMLHKALRDLGGIVEYFIPERLTDGYGIKDEHLEVVKARGASLVISVDCGIRAEGFAAKATEAGIDLIITDHHLPGDAIPAAIAVIDPVVASAGYPERGLAGVGVVYKLIQALFERAGKSKSLRHYLKLVAIGTISDIAPLLGENRILVKEGLKLLEETSILALEERAEETKSGKKGSLPPGLPSLLDASGLLGRKVTEGDIGFRIGPRINAAGRMGQTDLAVRLFFSDDLAETREIARRLDELNRDRQEAEEAIFRQAEEKVRSRGLDSRYRILILGSESWHRGIIGIVASRLKDAFNRPVILFSYADGKAHGSGRSISDYSLIDCLDTCRGHVLTYGGHTYAVGCTLMRDNLPAFKAAANADADAHITDDLLRRRQRVDAEVSFPEIDRVFLGVHALLSPFGVGNPRPVFATRGVEIAAGPQVLKGKHLKMWLRQGERTFEALAWDRADWADRLPKGGRVDIAYTFLFSTYNGESRLQLSLEGIKP from the coding sequence ATGGAAGATGCCCGCTGGGAGATCCCCGAAATCGGAGCCGCAGCCAAGGCTCTGGCTGCGGAGCTCCGGATTCCCCTGCCCTTGGCCCAGGTCCTGACCAACCGCAAGCTGGGCGACGCCGCCGCGGCCAGGGTGTTCTTGCACGGCACGACGGCCGATCTGTTCGATCCCTACTTGTTTACCGACATGGCCGCCGCCGTGGCCCGAATCGAGCGGGCTATCGCCGAAAAGCAGACCATTCTGATCTTCGGCGACTACGACGTGGACGGGGTTCTATCCACGGTCATGCTCCACAAGGCTTTGCGCGACCTGGGCGGGATCGTGGAGTATTTCATCCCCGAGCGCCTGACGGACGGCTACGGCATCAAGGACGAGCATCTCGAGGTCGTCAAGGCCCGCGGGGCGAGCCTCGTCATCAGCGTCGATTGCGGCATTCGGGCCGAGGGCTTCGCGGCCAAGGCGACGGAAGCCGGAATCGACCTGATCATCACCGACCATCATCTGCCGGGGGACGCGATCCCGGCCGCGATCGCCGTCATCGACCCCGTCGTGGCGAGCGCGGGCTATCCAGAGCGCGGGCTGGCCGGGGTGGGGGTGGTCTACAAGCTGATCCAGGCGCTGTTCGAGCGGGCCGGCAAGTCCAAATCCCTCCGCCATTACCTCAAGCTGGTGGCCATCGGCACGATCAGCGACATCGCCCCGCTCTTGGGTGAAAACCGAATCTTGGTGAAGGAAGGGTTGAAACTGCTCGAGGAGACTTCGATCCTCGCTTTGGAGGAAAGGGCGGAAGAAACAAAGTCGGGGAAAAAAGGCTCTCTGCCTCCGGGTCTTCCCAGCCTGCTTGATGCCAGCGGACTGCTCGGCCGCAAAGTGACCGAGGGCGATATCGGGTTCCGCATCGGACCCCGCATCAACGCCGCCGGCCGGATGGGCCAGACCGATCTCGCCGTTCGGCTTTTCTTCTCCGACGATCTCGCGGAAACGCGCGAGATCGCCCGCCGCCTCGACGAGCTCAACCGCGATCGCCAGGAGGCCGAGGAGGCCATCTTCCGCCAGGCCGAAGAGAAGGTTCGATCCCGCGGCCTCGACTCCCGTTACCGGATCCTGATTCTGGGGAGCGAGTCCTGGCACCGCGGCATCATCGGTATCGTCGCCTCGCGGCTCAAGGATGCCTTCAACCGGCCGGTCATTCTCTTTTCCTATGCCGACGGCAAGGCCCACGGCTCGGGCCGCTCGATCTCCGATTATTCGCTCATCGATTGCCTGGATACCTGCCGCGGGCACGTGCTGACCTACGGCGGCCACACTTACGCGGTCGGATGCACCTTGATGCGGGACAATCTGCCGGCTTTCAAGGCGGCGGCCAACGCCGATGCGGACGCCCACATCACGGACGACCTGCTCCGCCGGCGGCAGCGCGTAGACGCGGAGGTTTCTTTCCCGGAGATCGACCGCGTCTTCTTGGGCGTCCACGCCCTTTTATCCCCCTTTGGGGTCGGCAATCCGCGGCCCGTGTTCGCGACCAGGGGAGTGGAGATCGCGGCCGGGCCCCAGGTGCTCAAGGGCAAGCATCTGAAGATGTGGCTCCGCCAGGGCGAGCGCACCTTCGAAGCGTTGGCTTGGGATCGGGCCGATTGGGCGGACCGCCTGCCCAAAGGCGGTCGGGTGGACATCGCTTATACCTTCCTGTTCTCGACCTATAACGGCGAGAGCCGCTTGCAGCTCTCGCTCGAGGGGATCAAGCCGTGA
- a CDS encoding phosphatase PAP2 family protein — MKAIRPKPILIFFLCLGLIAPAFPQSSAGDSSARVYQVNHWAAGAVCGVGLFANYMGISKLLGKYDLSLAEIQALDKRTLNKIDAWSLNQDPTRRAVFEKYSDYTLWASIALPFSLLADKRIRLNGLDMVMMFLETMSLTTNIYEWSALGPNFQNRIRPVAYYDQLSYDERKTGHNRNSFYSGHVATAAASTFFMAKVYSDSHPGLGDDKYLVYAAALIPPLVLGLFRVKALKHFPSDIIVGLVVGALCGILVPEIYRVKK; from the coding sequence ATGAAAGCGATCCGGCCGAAACCCATCCTGATCTTTTTTTTATGCCTCGGCTTGATTGCCCCGGCCTTTCCGCAATCGTCCGCCGGCGACTCCTCCGCCCGTGTGTATCAGGTCAATCACTGGGCGGCCGGGGCCGTCTGCGGGGTCGGATTGTTCGCGAACTACATGGGCATTTCAAAGCTCCTGGGAAAATACGATCTATCTCTTGCCGAGATTCAAGCCTTGGACAAGCGCACGCTCAACAAGATCGATGCCTGGTCGCTCAATCAAGACCCCACCCGCCGAGCCGTCTTCGAAAAATATTCGGACTATACCCTGTGGGCCTCGATCGCGCTCCCCTTTTCCCTTTTGGCCGACAAGCGGATTCGGCTGAACGGACTGGACATGGTGATGATGTTTTTGGAAACCATGTCCCTCACGACCAATATTTACGAATGGAGTGCGCTCGGGCCTAATTTCCAAAACCGCATCCGGCCGGTGGCTTACTATGATCAACTGTCCTATGACGAGAGAAAGACGGGCCACAACCGGAACTCGTTCTACAGCGGCCATGTCGCCACCGCCGCGGCCTCCACGTTCTTCATGGCCAAGGTCTACAGCGATTCGCATCCCGGGCTGGGCGACGACAAATATCTGGTCTATGCCGCGGCGCTGATTCCCCCGCTTGTGTTGGGGCTCTTCCGGGTCAAGGCGCTCAAGCACTTTCCTTCCGATATCATCGTCGGCCTGGTCGTCGGAGCCTTGTGCGGCATCCTGGTTCCCGAAATCTATCGGGTTAAAAAATAA